Proteins encoded by one window of Bacillus sp. DTU_2020_1000418_1_SI_GHA_SEK_038:
- a CDS encoding protein arginine kinase encodes MSLERFINQAVSSWMSAEGPDSDIILSSRIRLARNIKQYKFPTLFTNDEAKLVIHMIKERIENSSFPKLGKLELLLMDDLQPLQKRVLMEKHLISPHLAENSSYGACILSENEELSMMINEEDHIRIQCLFPGFQLSEALNMANEVDDWLEETIDYAYDENAGFLTSCPTNVGTGLRASVMVHLPGLVLTQQMNRIIPAINQLGLVVRGIYGEGSEALGNIFQVSNQITLGKSEKDIVEDLKSVVSQLISQERSAREALAKTSNIQLEDRVFRSYGILSNCRIIESKEAARCLSDVRLGIDMKYLKNISKNILNELMILTQPGFLQQYAGGPLRPHERDIRRASLIRERMKMEKEETGG; translated from the coding sequence TTGTCGCTAGAACGATTCATTAACCAAGCTGTGAGCTCTTGGATGAGTGCTGAAGGACCAGATTCAGATATTATCCTAAGCTCAAGAATTCGGCTGGCAAGAAATATAAAACAATACAAGTTTCCAACCCTATTTACGAATGACGAAGCCAAGTTAGTGATTCATATGATAAAGGAAAGGATCGAGAACTCTTCTTTTCCAAAACTAGGGAAATTGGAGCTATTACTGATGGATGATCTCCAACCGCTGCAGAAACGGGTTCTGATGGAAAAGCATTTAATCAGTCCGCATCTAGCGGAAAATTCCTCTTATGGTGCATGCATTTTATCAGAAAATGAAGAATTAAGCATGATGATTAATGAAGAGGACCATATTCGGATTCAATGCTTATTTCCTGGATTCCAATTATCAGAGGCTTTGAATATGGCTAATGAAGTGGATGACTGGCTAGAGGAAACAATTGATTATGCATATGATGAAAATGCCGGCTTTTTAACAAGCTGCCCAACTAATGTTGGAACAGGATTAAGGGCATCTGTTATGGTTCACTTGCCAGGGCTAGTTCTCACCCAGCAAATGAATAGAATCATACCAGCTATTAATCAATTGGGGTTAGTTGTTAGAGGAATTTACGGTGAAGGCAGCGAAGCTTTAGGGAACATCTTTCAGGTGTCTAATCAAATCACTCTTGGCAAATCGGAAAAGGATATTGTTGAAGATTTAAAGAGTGTGGTCAGTCAGCTAATTTCACAAGAAAGATCAGCTAGAGAAGCATTAGCGAAAACTTCTAACATACAATTAGAAGATAGAGTCTTCCGCTCTTATGGGATCTTATCAAACTGCCGGATTATTGAATCTAAGGAAGCTGCTAGATGTTTATCAGATGTCCGGCTTGGAATTGATATGAAATATCTAAAAAATATTTCCAAGAACATTTTAAATGAATTAATGATCCTGACGCAGCCAGGTTTTCTACAGCAGTATGCAGGAGGTCCGTTAAGACCTCATGAACGGGATATTCGCCGGGCGTCATTAATAAGGGAAAGAATGAAAATGGAAAAAGAAGAGACAGGAGGATGA
- the clpC gene encoding ATP-dependent protease ATP-binding subunit ClpC — MMFGRFTERAQKVLALAQEEAIRLGHNNIGTEHILLGLVREGEGIAAKALHALGLGSEKIQKEVENLIGRGQDASQTIHYTPRAKKVIELSMDEARKLGHSYVGTEHILLGLIREGEGVAARVLNNLGVSLNKARQQVLQLLGSNESGGHQGSSASANTPTLDGLARDLTAIAREGSLDPVIGRGKEIQRVIEVLSRRTKNNPVLIGEPGVGKTAIAEGLAQQIINNEVPETLRDKRVMTLDMGTVVAGTKYRGEFEDRLKKVMDEIRQAGNIILFIDELHTLIGAGGAEGAIDASNILKPSLARGELQCIGATTLDEYRKYIEKDAALERRFQPITVDEPTADESVQILQGLRDRYEAHHRVTITDAAIDAAVKLSDRYISDRFLPDKAIDLIDEAGSKVRLRSYTTPPNLKELELKLEDVRKEKDAAVQSQEFEKAASLRDTEQRLREQLEETKKSWKEKQGKENSEVTVEDIASVVSSWTGIPVSKLAQTETQKLLNLEEILHSRVIGQEEAVKAISKAVRRARAGLKDPKRPIGSFVFLGPTGVGKTELARALAESMFGDEDAMIRIDMSEYMEKHSTSRLVGSPPGYVGYEEGGQLTEKVRRKPYSVVLLDEIEKAHPDVFNILLQVLEDGRLTDSKGRTVDFRNTVLIMTSNVGAEALRRNKYVGFNIQDGEQDYKDMKGKVMEELKKSFRPEFLNRIDEIIVFHALEKKHLQEIVTLMSDQLTKRLREQDINLELTDAAKEKIAEEGYDPEYGARPIRRAIQKHIEDRLSEELLKGTVLTGQGIVIDVKDGEFVVETAKEKPAATLQK; from the coding sequence ATGATGTTCGGTCGTTTTACAGAGAGAGCACAAAAGGTATTAGCTTTAGCTCAAGAGGAAGCCATTCGTTTAGGTCATAATAATATTGGAACAGAACATATTTTGCTTGGTCTTGTACGAGAAGGAGAAGGAATTGCTGCGAAGGCTCTGCATGCACTAGGCTTAGGTTCGGAAAAAATCCAAAAGGAAGTTGAGAACTTAATCGGCAGAGGGCAGGATGCATCACAGACGATTCACTACACGCCTAGAGCTAAGAAAGTAATTGAACTTTCCATGGATGAAGCACGGAAATTAGGCCATTCCTATGTAGGGACAGAGCATATCCTCCTTGGCCTCATTCGTGAAGGGGAAGGCGTTGCTGCAAGGGTACTTAACAATCTTGGTGTCAGTCTAAATAAAGCTAGGCAACAAGTGTTGCAGCTATTAGGAAGCAATGAGTCCGGCGGTCATCAAGGATCTTCGGCAAGTGCGAATACCCCTACACTTGATGGCTTGGCAAGAGACTTAACAGCCATTGCCAGAGAAGGAAGTTTGGATCCGGTAATCGGACGCGGCAAGGAAATTCAGCGTGTAATTGAAGTATTAAGCCGCCGTACAAAAAACAACCCAGTTCTCATCGGGGAGCCAGGCGTAGGAAAAACGGCTATAGCAGAAGGCTTAGCACAGCAAATTATTAATAACGAAGTACCAGAAACTCTCCGTGATAAGCGGGTCATGACCCTTGATATGGGTACCGTTGTTGCGGGAACAAAATATCGTGGTGAATTTGAAGACCGTCTAAAGAAGGTTATGGATGAAATTCGCCAGGCAGGCAATATTATTTTATTCATTGACGAGCTTCATACCTTAATTGGAGCTGGTGGAGCAGAAGGCGCCATTGATGCTTCGAATATCCTGAAACCTTCTCTTGCCCGAGGAGAGTTGCAATGTATTGGAGCAACTACACTAGATGAATACCGCAAATATATTGAAAAAGATGCGGCATTAGAAAGACGTTTTCAGCCAATTACCGTTGATGAGCCAACAGCAGATGAATCTGTACAAATTTTACAAGGACTTAGAGATCGGTATGAGGCACATCACCGTGTAACCATTACAGATGCAGCTATTGATGCAGCAGTGAAGCTATCCGATCGTTACATTTCCGATCGTTTCCTTCCAGACAAAGCGATTGATTTAATTGATGAAGCTGGGTCAAAGGTAAGACTGCGTTCTTATACAACTCCTCCTAATCTAAAAGAATTAGAGCTAAAGCTAGAAGATGTCCGCAAAGAAAAGGATGCAGCTGTCCAAAGTCAGGAGTTCGAAAAGGCTGCTTCTTTAAGAGATACGGAACAGCGTCTTCGTGAACAGTTAGAGGAGACAAAGAAATCTTGGAAGGAAAAGCAGGGCAAGGAAAACAGTGAGGTTACGGTTGAAGACATTGCAAGCGTAGTGTCCAGCTGGACGGGAATTCCTGTTTCGAAGCTCGCTCAGACAGAGACGCAAAAGCTGCTTAACCTTGAGGAAATTTTACACTCAAGAGTTATTGGTCAAGAGGAAGCAGTTAAAGCGATTTCCAAAGCAGTTCGCCGTGCTAGAGCCGGATTAAAGGATCCAAAAAGGCCAATTGGTTCATTTGTATTCCTTGGACCAACAGGTGTGGGAAAAACGGAGCTCGCCCGTGCGCTTGCTGAATCTATGTTTGGCGATGAAGATGCAATGATCCGCATTGATATGTCCGAATACATGGAGAAGCATTCAACATCCAGACTAGTAGGATCCCCTCCAGGCTATGTTGGATATGAGGAAGGCGGACAGTTAACGGAAAAAGTCCGCAGAAAACCTTATTCTGTCGTCCTGCTAGATGAAATTGAAAAAGCACATCCAGATGTATTTAATATTCTATTGCAAGTATTAGAGGATGGCCGCTTAACAGATTCTAAGGGAAGAACAGTAGACTTCCGGAACACCGTCTTAATTATGACCTCCAACGTTGGGGCGGAAGCCTTGAGACGTAATAAATATGTTGGATTTAACATTCAAGATGGAGAACAGGATTACAAGGATATGAAAGGCAAGGTCATGGAGGAGCTGAAGAAATCATTCCGTCCAGAATTCCTTAACCGTATTGATGAAATCATTGTTTTCCATGCATTAGAGAAAAAGCATCTGCAAGAAATCGTGACACTTATGTCTGATCAATTAACAAAACGATTAAGAGAACAGGATATAAATCTCGAATTAACAGATGCAGCGAAGGAGAAAATTGCTGAGGAAGGCTATGATCCTGAGTATGGAGCTAGGCCTATTCGCAGAGCTATTCAAAAGCACATCGAGGACCGATTATCTGAGGAATTGTTAAAAGGTACTGTATTAACGGGCCAGGGCATTGTCATTGATGTCAAGGATGGGGAATTTGTAGTGGAAACAGCAAAAGAAAAGCCAGCTGCAACCTTACAAAAATAA
- the radA gene encoding DNA repair protein RadA, whose protein sequence is MAKRKTKFMCQECGYESPKWMGKCPGCGVWNKMVEEVEKAAGMRRGAFAHSQGSAILSKATPITSIETVSEPRIYTDLNELNRVLGGGIVRGSLVLIGGDPGIGKSTLLLQVSSQLANKNHSVLYISGEESMRQTKLRADRLGVASEHLLVYSETSLDEISRTIESVNPSFVIVDSIQTIFHPEVTSAPGSVSQVRECTAELMRIGKTKGIAIFIVGHVTKEGSIAGPRLLEHMVDTVLYFEGERHHTYRILRAVKNRFGSTNEMGIFEMKEFGLEEVENPSEIFLEERSQGAAGSTVVASMEGTRPVLVEIQALISPTSFGNPRRMATGIDHNRVPLLMAVLEKRVGMLLQNQDAYLKVAGGVKLDEPAIDLAVAVSIASSFRDKPTRATDCIIGEVGLTGEVRRVSRIEQRVQEAAKLGFERVILPANNLGGWSGPKGIELVGVSSVSEALKATLGG, encoded by the coding sequence ATGGCCAAAAGAAAAACAAAGTTTATGTGTCAGGAATGCGGATACGAATCTCCAAAGTGGATGGGAAAGTGCCCGGGCTGCGGTGTTTGGAATAAGATGGTGGAGGAAGTGGAGAAAGCAGCTGGTATGAGGAGAGGAGCCTTCGCACACTCACAGGGCTCGGCCATCCTTTCAAAAGCAACACCCATTACCTCTATAGAAACTGTAAGCGAGCCTCGAATTTACACAGACTTGAATGAATTAAATAGAGTTCTTGGTGGAGGAATTGTCAGGGGCTCGTTAGTGCTGATTGGCGGTGATCCAGGGATTGGAAAATCGACCTTGCTGCTCCAGGTCTCTTCTCAATTAGCTAATAAAAATCATTCTGTCTTATATATTTCCGGTGAGGAATCCATGAGGCAGACGAAATTACGTGCGGACCGATTAGGGGTTGCTTCCGAACATTTACTCGTTTATTCGGAAACAAGTCTCGATGAAATTAGCCGCACGATTGAAAGTGTCAATCCTAGCTTTGTCATTGTCGACTCCATCCAGACGATTTTCCACCCAGAAGTCACCTCTGCTCCAGGCAGTGTCTCTCAAGTAAGAGAGTGTACGGCGGAGCTAATGAGAATTGGGAAGACGAAAGGTATTGCCATTTTTATTGTCGGGCATGTTACAAAGGAAGGCTCGATTGCAGGACCAAGATTATTGGAGCATATGGTAGATACAGTTCTTTACTTTGAAGGTGAGCGTCATCATACATACCGAATTTTACGAGCGGTCAAGAATCGATTTGGCTCCACGAACGAGATGGGGATCTTCGAAATGAAAGAGTTTGGGTTAGAGGAAGTGGAAAATCCATCAGAAATTTTCCTAGAAGAACGATCCCAAGGGGCAGCTGGTTCAACCGTAGTAGCTTCAATGGAGGGTACTCGTCCAGTCCTTGTAGAAATTCAGGCTCTTATTTCACCAACAAGCTTTGGAAATCCCCGAAGAATGGCAACCGGAATTGATCATAATCGAGTCCCGCTTTTAATGGCAGTCCTAGAAAAGCGAGTAGGCATGCTATTGCAGAACCAAGATGCTTATCTAAAGGTTGCTGGGGGAGTTAAGCTGGATGAGCCGGCTATCGACTTGGCAGTTGCCGTCAGCATCGCTTCTAGCTTTCGTGACAAGCCGACAAGAGCTACTGACTGCATTATAGGTGAAGTGGGTCTTACAGGTGAGGTCAGAAGGGTATCAAGGATAGAGCAGCGTGTTCAGGAGGCAGCTAAGTTAGGGTTTGAACGTGTGATTTTACCTGCTAATAACCTAGGGGGCTGGTCTGGGCCGAAGGGGATTGAGCTTGTAGGTGTTAGTTCTGTCAGCGAAGCGTTAAAAGCAACTTTAGGAGGTTAG
- the disA gene encoding DNA integrity scanning diadenylate cyclase DisA: MEIKKLGEKTMSEILQFMAPGTPIREGIDNVLRANTGGLIVLGSKEKITHIVDGGFQINAPFSPSYLYELAKMDGAIILNQEGNNILIANAQLAPDPSIPSSETGMRHRTAERVAKQTGELVIAISQRRNVITLYKGHFRYALRDIGVILTKANVALQTLEKYKVVLEEDISNLSVLEFEELVTYSDILNVFHSIEMVLRIKNELLTYLNELGIEGRLIRLQMNELLEDIEREIDLIIKDYAHLKDIRTKEMFDKLQEMSVGKMLEDSVILKLLGYNGYVHTEEFRCPRGYRMLSKIPRLPPVIIENLILRFMDLPAIVAASVEELDEVEGIGEVRAKKIKEGLKLIKKQLLADRQL, encoded by the coding sequence ATGGAAATAAAAAAGCTTGGTGAAAAAACGATGAGTGAAATTCTGCAATTTATGGCCCCGGGTACGCCGATTCGGGAAGGAATCGATAATGTACTAAGAGCAAATACGGGAGGCTTAATTGTTTTAGGAAGTAAGGAGAAAATTACACATATCGTTGATGGGGGCTTTCAAATAAATGCTCCTTTTTCGCCAAGCTATTTATATGAGTTAGCCAAAATGGACGGCGCGATCATATTAAATCAAGAAGGAAATAATATTTTGATTGCTAATGCTCAATTAGCACCAGATCCAAGTATTCCATCATCAGAAACAGGTATGCGTCACAGAACGGCAGAAAGGGTAGCAAAGCAAACGGGAGAGCTCGTCATTGCTATTTCACAAAGACGGAATGTCATCACTCTTTATAAGGGACACTTTCGCTATGCACTTAGGGATATCGGGGTTATTTTGACGAAAGCGAATGTAGCCTTACAAACTCTTGAAAAATACAAGGTTGTTTTAGAAGAGGATATTTCTAATTTAAGTGTGTTGGAATTTGAAGAACTTGTAACCTACAGTGATATATTAAATGTATTTCACAGCATTGAAATGGTCCTAAGAATAAAGAATGAATTATTAACTTATTTAAACGAGCTTGGGATAGAAGGAAGGCTCATTCGCTTACAAATGAACGAGCTTTTAGAGGATATTGAGAGAGAAATAGATTTAATTATCAAGGATTACGCCCATTTAAAGGACATTCGGACAAAGGAAATGTTTGACAAATTACAGGAGATGTCTGTCGGGAAGATGCTGGAAGACTCTGTTATCTTAAAGCTATTAGGATATAACGGATATGTTCATACAGAGGAATTTAGATGTCCCCGGGGCTATCGGATGTTGTCGAAAATCCCAAGGTTGCCTCCTGTTATTATTGAAAATTTGATTCTTCGGTTTATGGATCTCCCAGCGATTGTTGCTGCATCTGTAGAGGAATTAGATGAGGTTGAAGGAATTGGAGAAGTGAGAGCAAAGAAAATTAAAGAAGGACTAAAGCTGATAAAAAAACAGCTTTTAGCAGATCGTCAGCTTTAA
- a CDS encoding PIN/TRAM domain-containing protein, translating into MLKRIVQACFLIIGITLGIFLIPELLILISLDDVALLNNPYVSALFGAIIFYLISFLAVDHVVNVVKWVEESLVKAPITDIIFGSVGLVFGLIIAFLIGYALTTIEVPVLNTVAPIVLTLIFGYLGFQVGFKKRDELLTLFSNRKKKNTEEETEAPPKNVLKLLDTSVIIDGRIADICQTGFLEGTIVIPQFVLEELQHIADSSDVLKRNRGRRGLDILNRIQKELSIKVEIYEGDFEEIQEVDSKLVKLAKVTNGIVVTNDFNLNKVCEFQGVSVLNINDLANAVKPVVLPGEEMKVQVIKDGKEQNQGIAYLDDGTMIVVEDGRDYIGKHIDVLVTSVLQTSAGRMIFAKPKLLEKAL; encoded by the coding sequence ATGTTAAAACGTATTGTTCAAGCATGCTTTCTGATAATCGGGATTACGCTTGGGATATTTCTCATTCCCGAACTATTAATATTAATATCCCTGGATGATGTTGCACTACTAAATAATCCATATGTATCCGCCTTGTTTGGTGCCATTATTTTTTATCTTATTTCTTTTTTGGCGGTTGATCATGTTGTAAATGTTGTCAAATGGGTGGAAGAATCGCTTGTAAAAGCACCCATAACCGATATTATCTTTGGAAGCGTTGGCTTAGTTTTTGGTTTGATTATTGCCTTTTTAATTGGATATGCGTTAACAACCATTGAAGTTCCTGTCTTAAATACTGTTGCTCCTATTGTGTTAACCCTTATATTTGGTTATTTAGGTTTTCAGGTGGGCTTTAAAAAGCGTGATGAGCTTCTAACCTTATTTTCAAACAGAAAGAAGAAGAATACAGAAGAAGAAACAGAGGCTCCACCGAAAAATGTGTTGAAATTATTGGATACAAGTGTCATTATTGATGGCAGAATTGCTGATATTTGCCAAACTGGGTTTCTAGAAGGAACCATTGTCATCCCGCAGTTTGTTCTGGAAGAATTACAGCATATTGCTGACTCTTCTGATGTATTAAAGCGGAATAGAGGACGAAGAGGTCTCGATATTCTAAACCGGATTCAGAAAGAGCTTTCGATTAAAGTAGAGATATATGAAGGTGACTTTGAAGAGATTCAGGAAGTAGATAGTAAGCTGGTGAAGCTTGCAAAAGTAACGAACGGAATTGTTGTTACAAATGATTTTAATTTAAATAAAGTTTGCGAATTCCAAGGGGTTTCTGTCTTAAATATTAATGACTTAGCAAATGCGGTAAAACCAGTCGTTCTTCCCGGTGAAGAAATGAAAGTACAGGTCATTAAGGATGGCAAGGAGCAAAACCAAGGAATTGCTTATTTGGATGATGGTACGATGATCGTTGTTGAGGATGGACGGGATTACATCGGCAAGCATATTGATGTTCTTGTTACAAGTGTACTGCAAACCTCAGCTGGCCGGATGATATTTGCAAAACCGAAGCTATTAGAAAAAGCATTATAA
- the ispD gene encoding 2-C-methyl-D-erythritol 4-phosphate cytidylyltransferase, with protein sequence MAYQVIIPAAGQGKRMGAGRNKVLLELNHLPIFIHTLRVFELDEDCEGIYLAINPKDVKEMKALLNEYQISKVMALAPGGKERQHSIYNALKCVKQEGIVLVHDAARPFIDKKLLDPLVIAAEKSGAAILAVPMKDTVKKAAGNIVTETVERTSLWAVQTPQAFRFSILMNAYQKAEADHFLGTDDASLVERTGQDVMIVEGDYDNIKLTTPEDLYFAEAIIRKRIEIQT encoded by the coding sequence ATGGCTTATCAAGTCATCATTCCTGCTGCTGGCCAAGGAAAAAGAATGGGAGCGGGCAGGAATAAAGTGTTATTAGAACTGAATCATTTGCCTATCTTTATTCATACGTTAAGAGTTTTCGAGCTGGATGAGGATTGCGAGGGTATTTATCTTGCCATCAATCCCAAGGATGTGAAAGAAATGAAGGCACTCCTTAATGAATATCAGATTTCAAAGGTGATGGCCCTAGCTCCTGGTGGAAAAGAGAGACAGCATAGCATATATAATGCCTTAAAATGTGTGAAGCAAGAGGGAATTGTTCTCGTTCACGATGCAGCAAGGCCATTTATTGATAAAAAACTCCTCGATCCACTAGTGATAGCTGCAGAGAAAAGCGGGGCAGCGATACTAGCAGTCCCTATGAAGGATACAGTAAAAAAGGCTGCCGGAAATATTGTGACGGAAACGGTAGAACGAACCAGCTTGTGGGCTGTCCAAACCCCACAGGCTTTTCGTTTTTCTATTTTAATGAATGCTTACCAGAAGGCTGAAGCTGATCACTTCCTCGGAACCGATGATGCTAGTTTGGTGGAGAGGACGGGGCAGGATGTTATGATTGTAGAAGGGGATTATGACAATATTAAACTGACAACGCCAGAGGATTTATATTTTGCAGAAGCTATTATTCGGAAACGAATAGAGATTCAAACATAA
- the ispF gene encoding 2-C-methyl-D-erythritol 2,4-cyclodiphosphate synthase, which translates to MFRIGQGFDVHQLTEGRPLILGGIEIPYEKGLLGHSDADVLLHTVADACLGAIGEGDIGRHFPDTDPEFKDADSAKLLEHVWNLVKEKGYELVNADCTIIAQKPKMAPYIGPMRERIAQLLETSVDNINVKATTTEKLGFTGRGEGIASQVAVLLQKNK; encoded by the coding sequence ATGTTTCGAATTGGACAAGGCTTTGATGTGCATCAATTAACGGAAGGGCGCCCGCTCATACTAGGCGGTATTGAAATTCCATATGAAAAAGGTTTATTAGGCCACTCCGATGCAGATGTACTATTACATACAGTGGCTGACGCATGTCTTGGAGCCATCGGTGAAGGAGATATTGGAAGGCATTTTCCCGATACAGACCCAGAGTTCAAGGATGCAGATTCGGCAAAACTATTAGAGCATGTGTGGAATTTAGTTAAGGAAAAAGGGTATGAGCTTGTCAATGCAGACTGCACGATTATTGCTCAAAAGCCCAAAATGGCCCCATATATCGGCCCAATGAGAGAGAGAATAGCCCAATTACTAGAAACATCTGTTGATAATATCAACGTAAAAGCTACAACCACCGAAAAGCTAGGATTTACCGGGCGCGGCGAGGGAATCGCATCACAAGTTGCTGTTTTATTGCAGAAAAATAAGTGA
- the gltX gene encoding glutamate--tRNA ligase: MSNDIRVRYAPSPTGHLHIGNARTALFNYLFAKSQGGKFIIRIEDTDRKRNIEGGEESQLKYLTWLGIDWDESVDKDGGFGPYRQSERNDIYEKYYKELLENGSAYKCYCTEEELEAEREAQTAKGETPAYSGRCRHLSPEERAKLEAEGRQPSIRFLVPQGKVYAFDDMVKGNVSFESDGIGDHVIVKKDGTPTYNFAVTVDDHLMQISHVLRGDDHISNTPKQLMIYDALGWEVPVFGHMTLIVNESRKKLSKRDESIIQFIEQYEELGYLPEALFNFIALLGWSPSGEEEIFSKDEFINIFDASRLSKSPALFDKQKLTWMNNQYMKTIDIDRLVSISQPHLVKAGRIGESLTEEEEQWVRSLIALYQEKMSYGAEIVEMSEIFFSDKTVMDDEAKAVIEEEQVPEVLSAFLQEIEGLSEFKADEIKAAMKAVQKSTGHKGKKLFMPIRVAITGQTHGPDLPQAIELFGKEKVKNRLMSILD; the protein is encoded by the coding sequence ATGTCAAACGATATTCGTGTACGTTATGCCCCTAGTCCAACTGGACATTTACATATCGGTAATGCCCGTACAGCCCTTTTCAATTACTTATTTGCGAAAAGCCAAGGCGGGAAATTCATTATCCGTATTGAAGATACTGACAGGAAACGTAATATTGAAGGCGGAGAAGAAAGTCAGTTAAAGTACTTAACATGGCTCGGAATAGATTGGGATGAAAGTGTTGATAAGGATGGCGGCTTTGGCCCTTATCGCCAATCTGAGCGAAATGATATTTACGAAAAATATTATAAAGAACTGCTTGAAAATGGTTCTGCCTATAAATGCTATTGTACGGAAGAAGAGTTAGAGGCTGAAAGAGAAGCGCAAACAGCTAAAGGAGAAACACCAGCTTACTCCGGCAGATGCCGTCATTTGTCTCCAGAGGAGCGTGCGAAGCTGGAGGCAGAAGGAAGACAGCCAAGCATTCGCTTCTTAGTTCCACAAGGGAAAGTATATGCATTTGATGATATGGTTAAAGGAAATGTCTCCTTCGAATCAGATGGAATTGGCGATCATGTTATCGTCAAAAAAGATGGCACACCTACCTATAATTTTGCGGTAACGGTTGATGATCATTTAATGCAGATCTCCCATGTATTAAGAGGGGATGACCACATCTCCAATACACCTAAACAACTAATGATTTATGACGCACTAGGTTGGGAAGTTCCGGTTTTTGGCCACATGACATTAATTGTAAATGAGAGCCGCAAAAAACTGAGTAAGCGTGATGAGTCAATTATTCAATTTATCGAGCAATACGAAGAGCTTGGCTATTTGCCTGAGGCCCTCTTTAACTTTATTGCCCTATTAGGATGGTCTCCATCTGGCGAGGAAGAAATTTTCTCCAAGGATGAGTTCATTAATATTTTCGATGCAAGCCGTTTATCAAAATCACCAGCTCTTTTCGATAAGCAAAAGCTGACTTGGATGAATAATCAATATATGAAAACAATTGATATTGATCGTCTTGTTTCCATTTCGCAGCCGCATCTTGTAAAAGCAGGCCGAATTGGTGAGAGCTTGACTGAAGAGGAAGAACAATGGGTGCGCAGCCTTATCGCTTTATATCAGGAAAAAATGAGCTACGGTGCTGAAATTGTAGAGATGTCAGAGATTTTCTTTAGTGATAAAACGGTTATGGATGATGAAGCGAAAGCCGTTATCGAAGAGGAGCAGGTTCCTGAGGTCTTATCTGCTTTCCTACAGGAAATTGAAGGCTTAAGTGAGTTCAAGGCTGATGAAATTAAAGCGGCTATGAAGGCAGTCCAAAAATCAACAGGCCATAAAGGGAAGAAGCTCTTTATGCCGATCCGTGTTGCGATTACAGGACAAACACACGGACCTGATCTCCCTCAAGCCATCGAGCTTTTCGGGAAAGAAAAAGTAAAAAATCGATTAATGAGTATTTTAGATTAA